Proteins found in one Elusimicrobiota bacterium genomic segment:
- a CDS encoding adenosine deaminase, with amino-acid sequence MAHDRHTGPRLGPLRASRPVQRDLGLRRLRLPALRAPLHRARPRDPQRARGDADGQDGRRARRPRARPRPQARRRRRRGHGYRGDREVGAGPRDELRGPRPASRRRALERAARLRQGGPDQPAPVPRALQALARGARAPRPRLRDAPPRGLPARRLRQPLARRPPVHGPGLRLGRHRSLHRRGALRRRLRPPARRDAVPGGPAVSAALDAFAAALPKAELHLHIEGTLEPELMFELARRNSAKLRFSSVEAIKAAYAFDGLQSFLDVYYEGAGVLRTERDFHDLAWAYFVRVAPMNVRHAEIFFDPQTHTSRGVPYEAVISGLTRACRRAEKELGITSKLILCFLRHLDQESALETLAEALPFGGLSGVGLDSSEKGRPPSLFKDVFAKARAAGLRCVAHAGEEGPPSYIVEALDLLMVERIDHGVRCLEDPELVKRLAAEGTALTVCPLSNHRLRVFAALEDHNLKDLLAAGVLASVHSDDPAYFGGYVDANYRDTARALGLTKADLRTLARNSFLSSWLSGPEKDRHLAAIDGITAS; translated from the coding sequence ATGGCGCACGACCGCCATACAGGACCGCGGCTCGGCCCACTGCGCGCATCACGCCCTGTTCAACGCGATCTCGGCCTCCGTCGGCTTCGTCTACCCGCTCTCCGTGCACCGCTTCATCGAGCGCGCCCGCGAGACCCTCAACGTGCGCGCGGAGACGCTGACGGGCAAGACGGGCGCCGAGCTCGCCGCCCTCGAGCGCGGCCTCGGCCTCAAGCTCGGCGTCGACGTCGGCGAGGGCATGGGTACCGCGGAGATCGAGAAGTGGGCGCAGGCCCTCGGGATGAGCTTCGAGGCCCGCGGCCCGCCTCACGGCGACGCGCGCTGGAGCGCGCTGCTCGGCTCCGGCAAGGAGGTCCTGATCAGCCTGCGCCTGTTCCACGAGCGCTTCAAGCACTCGCCCGAGGAGCGCGCGCTCCACGGCCACGACTACGAGACGCTCCACCACGAGGTCTACCTGCTCGGCGCCTTCGACAGCCCCTCGCGCGGCGTCCGCCTGTACATGGTCCAGGACTCCGGCTCGGGCGCCACCGATCTCTACACCGCCGAGGAGCTCTCCGCCGCCGCCTCCGGCCTCCAGCTCGTCGGGACGCCGTCCCCGGTGGCCCTGCCGTGAGCGCCGCCCTCGACGCCTTCGCCGCGGCCCTGCCCAAGGCCGAGCTCCATCTCCACATCGAGGGGACCTTGGAGCCCGAGCTCATGTTCGAGCTCGCGCGCCGCAACTCGGCCAAGCTCCGGTTCTCCTCGGTCGAGGCGATCAAGGCGGCCTACGCCTTCGACGGCCTGCAGAGCTTCCTCGACGTCTACTACGAGGGCGCCGGGGTGCTGCGCACCGAGCGCGATTTCCACGACCTGGCATGGGCGTACTTCGTCCGCGTGGCGCCCATGAACGTGAGGCACGCAGAGATCTTCTTCGACCCGCAAACGCACACAAGTCGTGGCGTTCCATATGAGGCCGTGATTTCCGGCCTGACCCGAGCATGCCGCCGTGCCGAGAAAGAATTGGGCATCACCTCGAAGCTCATCCTTTGCTTTCTCCGGCATCTCGACCAGGAATCCGCCCTCGAGACCTTGGCCGAAGCCCTTCCGTTCGGCGGCCTCTCCGGCGTCGGCCTCGACTCCTCGGAAAAGGGCCGCCCTCCGTCGCTGTTCAAGGACGTGTTCGCCAAGGCCCGCGCCGCCGGCCTGCGCTGCGTGGCTCACGCCGGCGAGGAAGGCCCCCCGTCCTACATCGTCGAGGCGTTGGATCTCCTCATGGTCGAGAGGATCGACCACGGCGTCCGCTGCCTCGAGGACCCCGAGCTGGTCAAGCGCCTCGCCGCCGAGGGGACGGCCCTGACCGTCTGCCCCCTCTCCAACCACAGGCTCCGCGTGTTCGCCGCGCTGGAGGACCACAACCTGAAGGACCTGCTCGCGGCGGGGGTGCTCGCCTCCGTCCACTCCGACGACCCCGCCTACTTCGGCGGCTACGTGGACGCCAACTACCGGGACACCGCGCGGGCCCTGGGGCTGACGAAGGCCGATCTGAGAACCCTGGCGCGGAACTCCTTCCTGTCGTCCTGGCTGAGCGGCCCCGAGAAGGACCGGCACCTCGCCGCGATCGACGGGATCACGGCCTCCTGA
- a CDS encoding alpha/beta fold hydrolase yields MKSAVLLVAALALSAGAAPAPKPAKPAGPSLPGEAVELKTVDGWALKAMFAPSVPGKMTLLLLHGTGQRKEDWKRLAFPLTRAGYGVMAVDLRGHGESRVSPSGEELTWKKLRATPTANDFADMSRDAEAAVGWLAGQGVPEDSIGLIGSEVGGSIAIRYAATHQKVPLVVMLSPGMRWQEVLTPNALRALKRAIPTPVLMVYSEADKRTAKEVPILHAFAKAAVGERHATLISVPQERGTRMFRAQRALVGRVIDWLGDPIAPEATAVSTGTILNGDPMEGKTLIDDTGTPPPAVQPADDSDD; encoded by the coding sequence ATGAAGTCCGCGGTCCTCCTCGTCGCCGCCCTGGCGCTGTCCGCGGGAGCCGCTCCGGCTCCCAAGCCGGCGAAGCCCGCCGGTCCTTCCCTGCCGGGAGAGGCCGTCGAGCTGAAGACCGTCGACGGCTGGGCGCTGAAGGCGATGTTCGCGCCGTCGGTGCCCGGCAAGATGACCTTGCTGCTGCTGCACGGCACGGGGCAGCGCAAGGAGGACTGGAAGCGCCTGGCGTTCCCGCTCACCCGGGCGGGCTACGGCGTGATGGCCGTCGACCTGCGCGGCCACGGCGAGAGCCGGGTCAGCCCCTCCGGCGAGGAGCTGACCTGGAAGAAGCTGCGGGCCACGCCGACCGCCAACGACTTCGCGGACATGTCGCGCGACGCCGAGGCCGCCGTCGGCTGGCTCGCGGGCCAGGGCGTCCCCGAGGACTCGATCGGGCTCATCGGCTCCGAGGTCGGCGGCAGCATCGCCATCCGCTACGCGGCGACGCACCAGAAGGTGCCGCTCGTCGTGATGCTCTCCCCGGGCATGCGCTGGCAGGAGGTCCTCACGCCGAACGCCCTGCGCGCCCTCAAGCGCGCGATCCCGACGCCCGTGCTGATGGTCTACTCCGAGGCGGACAAGCGCACCGCCAAGGAGGTCCCGATCCTGCACGCGTTCGCCAAGGCCGCCGTCGGCGAGCGCCACGCGACCTTGATCTCGGTCCCGCAGGAGCGCGGCACCCGCATGTTCCGGGCCCAGCGCGCCTTGGTCGGCCGGGTCATCGACTGGCTCGGCGACCCGATCGCGCCCGAGGCGACGGCGGTCTCGACCGGGACCATCCTCAACGGCGACCCGATGGAAGGCAAGACCTTGATCGACGACACCGGCACGCCGCCGCCGGCCGTTCAGCCGGCCGACGACAGCGACGATTAA
- a CDS encoding PorV/PorQ family protein, with protein sequence MRLLLPALLLLAAGAVRAAETAAFLDIGVGARGIGMGGAYTALADDSSAVYWNPAGLARVEKREVSVSHAELGLGTREDFLAYAHPTSRGTVAAAMTYLSQGAISGRDATGRPTGDFQASDAAFAGAYAVKAEVADLGVSVKYLRSHIASSEAQGVAADLGARRAFDGAGPGKLVVGAALRNMGPGLKYDDQRNDLPLRLAGGAAYSFAAGRTLAFEIQSAPRGGGADGGFGGELKVMEGALLRLGWSTKSAAPEGSGFDAARGLTVGLGLERSGFLFDYAAQAAGELGAAHRFTLAKRF encoded by the coding sequence ATGAGGCTCCTCCTCCCCGCCCTGCTGCTTCTGGCCGCCGGCGCGGTCCGCGCGGCCGAAACCGCCGCCTTCCTCGACATCGGCGTCGGCGCCCGCGGCATCGGCATGGGCGGCGCCTACACGGCCCTCGCGGACGATTCCAGCGCGGTGTACTGGAACCCCGCCGGCCTCGCCCGCGTGGAGAAACGCGAGGTCTCGGTCAGCCACGCCGAGCTCGGCCTCGGCACGCGCGAGGACTTCCTCGCCTACGCCCATCCGACCTCGCGCGGAACCGTCGCCGCGGCGATGACCTACCTGAGCCAGGGCGCCATCTCCGGCCGCGACGCGACCGGCCGGCCGACCGGCGACTTCCAGGCCTCGGACGCGGCCTTCGCCGGCGCCTACGCGGTCAAGGCCGAGGTCGCGGACCTGGGCGTCTCCGTGAAGTACCTGCGCAGCCACATCGCCTCCTCCGAGGCGCAGGGCGTGGCCGCCGACCTCGGCGCGCGCCGGGCCTTCGACGGCGCCGGCCCCGGCAAGCTCGTCGTCGGCGCCGCGCTGCGCAACATGGGCCCGGGCCTGAAATACGACGATCAGCGCAACGACCTGCCCCTGCGCCTCGCCGGCGGCGCGGCCTACTCGTTCGCCGCCGGGCGCACGCTCGCCTTCGAGATCCAGAGCGCGCCGCGCGGCGGCGGCGCCGACGGAGGCTTCGGCGGCGAGTTGAAGGTCATGGAGGGCGCGCTCCTGCGCCTGGGTTGGTCGACGAAGAGCGCCGCGCCGGAGGGCTCCGGCTTCGACGCCGCGCGCGGCCTCACGGTCGGCCTCGGACTCGAGCGCTCCGGCTTCCTGTTCGACTACGCGGCGCAGGCCGCGGGAGAGCTCGGCGCGGCCCACCGCTTCACGCTCGCGAAGCGGTTCTGA
- a CDS encoding alpha/beta fold hydrolase: MIRTETMTVAGLKTNVLRGGKGEPVILLHGLGASSYSWRYALPELAKHYEVFAPDLPGFGRTDKPWDFDYSIHGLHAWILKFMDHAGIKSARFAGNSMGGVLSLWTAMEAPSRVERMALFGTPAYVENRPKMLWPLSWPVIGGLYEWALGDVTLRYIANATFVDKSKVDERMVAEYGHALKSAAGRRAVAEFVRRAIPPDHRERIKRYRDVTHPTLVLVGELDKMVGRAGAERLVKEMPNATLCILDACGHAPQEDAPERANPRLLEFFQS, from the coding sequence GTGATCCGCACCGAGACGATGACGGTGGCCGGCCTCAAGACCAACGTGCTGCGCGGGGGGAAGGGCGAGCCGGTGATCCTGCTCCACGGACTGGGGGCGTCGTCCTATTCCTGGCGCTACGCCCTCCCCGAATTGGCCAAGCATTACGAGGTGTTCGCGCCCGACCTGCCCGGCTTCGGCCGCACCGACAAGCCCTGGGATTTCGACTACTCGATCCACGGCCTGCATGCCTGGATCCTGAAGTTCATGGATCACGCCGGGATCAAGAGCGCGCGCTTCGCCGGGAACTCGATGGGCGGCGTGCTGTCGCTGTGGACCGCGATGGAGGCCCCGTCCCGGGTCGAACGCATGGCGCTGTTCGGCACGCCCGCCTACGTCGAGAACCGGCCGAAGATGCTCTGGCCCCTGTCCTGGCCCGTGATCGGCGGCCTCTACGAGTGGGCGTTGGGCGACGTGACCTTGCGGTACATCGCCAACGCCACCTTCGTCGACAAGAGCAAGGTCGACGAGCGGATGGTCGCCGAGTACGGCCACGCGCTGAAGAGCGCCGCGGGCCGCCGCGCGGTGGCCGAGTTCGTCCGCCGCGCGATCCCGCCCGACCACCGCGAGCGCATCAAGCGCTACCGCGACGTGACCCACCCGACTCTCGTGCTCGTCGGCGAGCTCGACAAGATGGTCGGCCGCGCGGGCGCGGAGCGGCTGGTCAAAGAGATGCCCAACGCGACCCTCTGCATCCTCGACGCCTGCGGCCACGCCCCTCAGGAGGACGCGCCCGAGCGCGCGAACCCCCGCCTCCTGGAGTTCTTTCAGTCATGA
- a CDS encoding esterase: MKGRVQIETISSIVLKENPLGDPRRRDIPVYLPPTYGTVRGRRYPVLYYLPGFTGTARGAINYNPWKENIAERFDRLIEQGKAREALIVIVDGFTAYGGSQYLNSTATGRYADFAVYEVVGYIDGKHSTVRHPEGRAIIGKSSGGFGALTLAMRHPEVFGHCVSHSGDMGFEAAYGTDMYKFVTALGRYGGSPKRFIDEFRASRAKESFDHAAVNMIAMAACYSPNEKAALGFDLPCDLRTGELVPAVWKRWQALDPVHAAAKHAGALRRLKTLWFDAGVKDEYCLHLGARRLSDALKALKVRHVHEEHAFGHFDMNDRLDKSLPLLAARARRIG; this comes from the coding sequence ATGAAAGGCCGCGTTCAGATCGAGACCATCTCGAGCATCGTGCTCAAGGAAAACCCGCTCGGCGACCCGCGCCGCCGCGATATCCCCGTCTACCTGCCGCCGACCTACGGGACCGTGCGCGGCCGCCGCTACCCCGTCCTGTACTACCTTCCCGGCTTCACCGGCACCGCCCGCGGCGCGATCAACTACAACCCCTGGAAGGAGAACATCGCCGAGCGCTTCGACCGGCTCATCGAGCAGGGCAAGGCGCGCGAGGCGCTCATCGTCATCGTCGACGGCTTCACGGCCTACGGCGGCTCGCAGTACCTGAACTCGACGGCGACCGGCCGCTACGCGGACTTCGCGGTGTACGAGGTCGTGGGTTACATCGACGGCAAGCACTCCACGGTGAGGCATCCCGAGGGCCGCGCGATCATCGGCAAGTCCTCCGGCGGCTTCGGCGCGCTGACCTTGGCGATGCGTCATCCCGAGGTCTTCGGTCATTGCGTCAGCCACAGCGGCGACATGGGCTTCGAGGCCGCCTACGGGACGGACATGTACAAGTTCGTGACCGCGCTCGGCCGTTACGGCGGCTCGCCCAAGCGCTTCATCGATGAATTCAGGGCCTCCCGGGCCAAGGAGAGCTTCGACCACGCGGCGGTGAACATGATCGCGATGGCCGCCTGCTACTCGCCCAACGAGAAAGCCGCGCTCGGTTTCGACCTGCCCTGCGACCTCCGCACCGGAGAGCTGGTCCCCGCGGTGTGGAAGCGATGGCAGGCCCTCGACCCGGTGCACGCGGCGGCCAAGCACGCCGGCGCCCTGCGGCGCCTCAAGACGCTCTGGTTCGACGCGGGCGTCAAGGACGAGTACTGCCTGCACCTCGGCGCGCGCCGCTTGTCCGACGCCCTCAAGGCGCTGAAGGTCCGCCACGTCCACGAGGAGCACGCGTTCGGCCACTTCGACATGAACGACCGCCTCGACAAGTCCCTGCCCCTGCTCGCCGCCCGGGCCCGCCGCATCGGCTGA
- a CDS encoding N-acetylmuramic acid 6-phosphate etherase, giving the protein MKVALLSARAYARLPTEQANPRTRDVDTKSSSRIVELIVAEDRLVPLAVARVARELAQGVDALARTLASGGSVLLLGAGTSGRLAVLEAAECPPTFNTTPRQIRAVIAGGRRSVFRAKEGAEDEPGLGRKAASSVRKGDAVIGVAASGVTPFVHAALAEAKKRGAATILVTSNGRPKGRHADIVIAPLVGPEVVTGSTRLKAGTAAKLVLNALTTGAMIKIGKVYDHWMVDLKPTSRKLRLRGERIVADLGRVAPARARSLFRASGGSVKTAVVMARKGLSAADARALLAGSGGALRRVLEGQR; this is encoded by the coding sequence ATTAAGGTGGCCCTCCTCTCCGCCCGGGCCTACGCGCGCCTGCCGACGGAGCAGGCCAACCCGCGCACGCGGGACGTCGACACCAAGTCCTCGTCCCGCATCGTCGAGCTCATCGTCGCCGAGGACCGCCTCGTCCCGCTCGCCGTCGCGCGCGTCGCGCGCGAGCTGGCGCAGGGCGTCGACGCGCTCGCGCGCACCCTCGCCTCCGGCGGCTCGGTTCTGCTGCTCGGCGCCGGCACCAGCGGGCGGCTGGCCGTCCTCGAGGCGGCCGAGTGCCCGCCCACCTTCAACACGACGCCGCGCCAGATCCGCGCGGTCATCGCCGGCGGCAGGCGCTCGGTGTTCCGCGCCAAGGAAGGCGCCGAGGACGAGCCCGGACTCGGCCGCAAGGCGGCCTCGTCCGTCCGAAAGGGCGACGCGGTGATCGGCGTCGCCGCCAGCGGGGTGACCCCGTTCGTCCACGCCGCCCTGGCCGAGGCGAAGAAGCGGGGGGCCGCGACGATCCTGGTCACCTCCAACGGCCGCCCGAAGGGCCGTCACGCCGACATCGTGATCGCGCCGCTCGTCGGCCCCGAGGTCGTGACCGGCTCGACGCGCCTGAAGGCGGGCACCGCCGCCAAGCTCGTCCTCAACGCGCTGACCACGGGCGCTATGATCAAGATCGGCAAGGTGTACGACCATTGGATGGTGGACCTCAAGCCGACCTCGCGCAAGCTGCGGCTGCGGGGCGAGCGCATCGTCGCCGACCTCGGCCGCGTCGCGCCCGCCCGCGCCCGCTCCCTGTTCCGCGCCTCGGGCGGGAGCGTGAAGACCGCCGTCGTGATGGCGCGCAAGGGCCTGTCCGCCGCGGACGCCCGCGCGCTGCTCGCGGGCTCGGGCGGGGCCTTGCGCCGGGTTTTGGAGGGACAGCGATGA
- a CDS encoding translation initiation factor, producing the protein MSDKVVYSSDPDWGKPGTPRQPEPVRLSFQRGAKGSGVTRVERLVMHPTHKDAMLGRLKKALGCGGTLKDGSFEFQGDHRDKIEKLLLADGYKVKRVGG; encoded by the coding sequence ATGAGCGACAAGGTCGTGTACTCGAGCGATCCCGACTGGGGGAAGCCCGGAACGCCCCGCCAGCCCGAGCCCGTGCGGCTCTCGTTCCAGCGGGGCGCGAAGGGCTCCGGCGTCACCCGCGTCGAGCGGCTCGTGATGCACCCGACCCACAAGGACGCGATGCTGGGCCGCCTCAAGAAGGCGCTCGGCTGCGGCGGGACGCTCAAGGACGGGAGCTTCGAGTTCCAGGGCGACCACCGCGACAAGATCGAGAAGCTCCTCCTCGCCGACGGGTACAAGGTCAAGCGCGTCGGCGGTTAG
- a CDS encoding transposase: MARGVNRCAIFIDDCDRTNFLDRLFRIASDSSCEIIAYCLMGNHFHLAIRVRHIPLAAIMLRFLTGYAKSFNRLYDRTGHLFQARHEANLCLDDAYLLSLVRYIHMNPVRAGLVSRPQDWPWSSSSRQPPGNSEGDLSEFDPWLKDEIAPDLIRLEHSDRRELADIGAEIAALTGIPLEELRSESRARRTIAAKRRFAREAARQGHRLIVLARWLNLDQSSVGRYIRNNTADTARPDTKIISSR; encoded by the coding sequence ATGGCGCGCGGCGTCAACCGGTGCGCCATCTTCATCGATGATTGTGACCGGACGAATTTCCTGGACAGGCTGTTCCGGATCGCGAGTGATTCGTCCTGTGAGATCATTGCCTATTGTCTGATGGGCAATCATTTCCATCTCGCCATCCGAGTACGGCACATCCCTTTGGCGGCGATCATGCTCCGTTTCCTCACCGGTTACGCGAAATCGTTCAACCGCCTGTACGACCGGACGGGCCATCTTTTTCAGGCCCGACACGAGGCGAACCTATGCCTCGACGATGCATACTTGCTCAGCTTAGTCCGATATATCCACATGAATCCCGTGAGGGCGGGCCTCGTTTCGAGGCCGCAGGATTGGCCTTGGTCGAGCTCGTCCCGCCAGCCGCCCGGAAATTCCGAGGGCGATCTTTCGGAATTCGATCCATGGCTCAAGGATGAAATCGCACCCGATTTGATCCGGTTAGAGCATTCCGATAGGCGAGAACTTGCCGACATCGGTGCCGAGATCGCCGCTTTGACGGGAATCCCTTTGGAGGAATTGCGTTCGGAAAGCCGCGCCAGGCGGACCATAGCGGCGAAACGCAGGTTCGCTCGGGAAGCCGCGCGGCAAGGTCATCGTTTGATTGTCCTCGCGAGATGGCTTAATCTCGATCAAAGCTCAGTCGGACGCTATATCCGGAATAATACTGCCGATACTGCCAGGCCTGACACCAAGATTATCAGTAGCCGGTGA
- a CDS encoding response regulator transcription factor, translated as MAKLLIIEDDGDLQQVLSVVFNREGYELHYAFNGKEGYDKMLAVQPDVVLLDLMLPVLNGVEVLKLVTTNTSLKDIPIIVMTAHGDKADMLEHSIKAQGVRAYLKKPFELGEIRSLVRRMLTQYPRNPVTAAEIAKGEVRLDVKFRTVWVKDRMVATLSPMKAAVLQALLEAKGAVKREKLLQAVWGDKSSVPAMEKTIQRLREDLGAEGRRLQTTAEGYEIVG; from the coding sequence ATGGCGAAGCTTCTCATCATCGAGGACGACGGGGACCTCCAGCAGGTGCTCTCGGTCGTATTCAACCGCGAGGGCTACGAGCTGCACTACGCCTTCAACGGCAAGGAGGGCTACGACAAGATGCTCGCGGTGCAGCCCGACGTGGTGCTGCTCGACCTGATGCTGCCCGTGCTCAACGGCGTCGAGGTGCTCAAGCTCGTCACGACCAACACCTCGCTCAAGGACATCCCGATCATCGTCATGACCGCGCACGGAGACAAGGCGGACATGCTCGAGCATTCGATCAAGGCCCAGGGCGTGCGCGCCTACCTGAAAAAGCCTTTCGAGCTCGGGGAGATCCGCTCCCTCGTGCGGCGCATGCTGACCCAGTATCCGCGCAATCCGGTGACCGCCGCGGAGATCGCCAAGGGCGAGGTCCGCCTCGACGTCAAGTTCCGCACGGTGTGGGTGAAGGACCGGATGGTGGCCACCTTGTCGCCGATGAAGGCCGCCGTGCTCCAGGCGCTGCTGGAGGCCAAGGGCGCGGTCAAGCGCGAGAAGCTGCTGCAGGCGGTCTGGGGCGACAAGAGCTCGGTGCCCGCGATGGAGAAGACCATCCAGCGCCTGCGCGAGGATCTCGGCGCCGAGGGACGGCGCCTGCAGACCACCGCCGAAGGCTACGAGATCGTCGGCTGA
- a CDS encoding exo-alpha-sialidase yields the protein MIAHLFALLAVAASAAPGGFDVHADRGRLHRLEGESGKEVALTYLRSDDGGRTWSAPVRVDAGRPAYRFGAGDARVAAEGDEVYAMWARPGNGPYGSGPLAVARSTDGGRSWSEAASPADGTPFGRRFPALAVSSGVLHAVWLDRKTNSKVLASRSTDGARTWSSPVTLDPDACECCWNAALAAGGGEVYAMYRDKDPRDMRTVVSRDGGKTWSKPAAAGPFDWGFNGCPHVGGALASAGGGVTALVWTGKEGKAGVYAVPSPDGLAWGRPVKLGGPGAKHADLASSGSRLAAAWNDGGRIWAAVSADGRSWSKPKPLSGENDPASHPRVAPSGTGFRVFWVEKTRFTDAIMN from the coding sequence ATGATCGCTCATCTTTTCGCGCTTCTCGCCGTGGCCGCTTCGGCGGCGCCCGGCGGCTTCGACGTCCATGCCGACCGCGGCCGCCTGCACCGCCTCGAGGGCGAGTCCGGCAAGGAGGTCGCCCTGACCTACCTTCGATCCGACGACGGCGGCAGGACCTGGAGCGCGCCGGTCCGCGTGGACGCCGGCCGTCCCGCCTACCGGTTCGGGGCGGGCGACGCGCGCGTGGCGGCGGAGGGCGATGAGGTCTACGCGATGTGGGCCCGCCCCGGCAACGGGCCGTACGGCTCCGGGCCCTTGGCGGTCGCGCGGTCGACGGACGGAGGCCGGTCCTGGAGCGAGGCGGCGAGCCCCGCGGACGGAACGCCGTTCGGCCGCCGCTTTCCCGCGCTGGCGGTCTCGTCCGGCGTCCTGCACGCGGTGTGGCTCGATCGAAAGACCAACTCGAAAGTGCTGGCGTCGCGCTCGACGGACGGAGCCCGGACCTGGTCTTCGCCCGTCACGCTCGATCCGGACGCGTGCGAGTGCTGCTGGAACGCGGCGCTCGCCGCCGGCGGCGGCGAGGTGTACGCGATGTATCGCGACAAGGACCCGCGCGACATGCGCACGGTCGTCTCGCGGGACGGGGGGAAGACCTGGAGTAAGCCCGCGGCCGCCGGGCCGTTCGACTGGGGCTTCAACGGCTGCCCCCACGTGGGCGGTGCGCTCGCTTCCGCGGGCGGCGGGGTGACCGCCCTGGTATGGACCGGCAAGGAGGGCAAGGCGGGGGTGTACGCGGTCCCTTCGCCGGACGGCCTGGCCTGGGGACGCCCCGTGAAGCTGGGGGGGCCGGGCGCCAAGCACGCCGACCTGGCCTCGTCCGGATCCCGCCTCGCCGCCGCATGGAACGACGGCGGCCGGATCTGGGCCGCCGTGAGCGCCGACGGGAGATCGTGGTCTAAGCCGAAGCCCCTGTCCGGGGAGAACGACCCAGCCTCTCACCCTCGCGTCGCGCCCTCCGGCACGGGCTTCCGCGTCTTCTGGGTGGAGAAAACCCGCTTCACCGACGCCATCATGAATTAG
- a CDS encoding nucleoside-diphosphate kinase — MEQTLILIKPDGAFRKLTGLTIDRLDATGLEMVGAKMICVTDKLARDHYSSLSDKPFFEDLIKYIRGGYHGIADSRILALVYRGENAIKAVRAVAGATNPEAAAPGTIRGSFGRMNSVTKQFENVIHASSDPSDAAKEVALWFKKDEIIP; from the coding sequence ATTGAACAGACGCTCATCCTCATCAAGCCGGACGGCGCCTTCCGCAAGCTGACCGGCCTCACCATCGACCGCCTCGACGCCACCGGCCTCGAGATGGTCGGCGCGAAAATGATCTGCGTGACCGACAAGCTGGCGCGCGACCACTACTCCTCCCTCTCCGACAAGCCCTTCTTCGAGGACCTGATCAAGTACATCCGCGGCGGCTATCACGGCATCGCCGACAGCCGCATCCTCGCCCTCGTGTACCGCGGCGAGAACGCGATCAAGGCCGTCCGCGCCGTCGCCGGCGCCACGAACCCGGAGGCCGCCGCCCCCGGGACCATCCGCGGCTCGTTCGGCCGCATGAACTCCGTCACCAAGCAGTTCGAGAACGTGATCCACGCCTCCTCGGACCCGTCGGACGCGGCGAAGGAAGTCGCCCTGTGGTTCAAGAAGGACGAGATCATCCCTTAA